One window from the genome of Pelosinus sp. IPA-1 encodes:
- a CDS encoding zinc dependent phospholipase C family protein has protein sequence MLKGVVGTSLKAVALLENPLLQSIDSSCCTTHQYCNEQALNILQYNGFMQETVLLRNYYKQLQDGVIWADLNWKNIHHFLHPKTRRGFWHFSNAAGDYLEFFNTAIKFVRQGSMKEAIFYLGAAAHLVQDMCVPHHAKCQLFDGHKKYEIWVERHLRELSFTQYANIPMVNPVGVLLKNAETALELYNYVNADARNDQYQKATEILLPLANQSTANQFCYFFARVKKIMGVSSLEEFK, from the coding sequence ATGCTAAAAGGGGTTGTTGGAACTAGCTTGAAAGCAGTTGCTTTGCTTGAAAATCCACTATTACAAAGCATTGACTCATCTTGTTGCACTACTCATCAATATTGCAATGAGCAGGCATTGAACATTTTGCAATACAATGGCTTTATGCAAGAGACTGTATTATTAAGAAACTATTATAAGCAGCTTCAAGATGGTGTCATCTGGGCGGATTTAAATTGGAAGAACATCCACCATTTTTTGCATCCAAAAACTCGTCGTGGATTTTGGCATTTTTCAAATGCAGCTGGTGATTATTTAGAATTTTTTAATACGGCTATAAAATTTGTAAGACAGGGCAGTATGAAGGAAGCAATTTTTTATTTAGGTGCTGCGGCTCACTTAGTGCAAGATATGTGTGTACCTCATCATGCAAAGTGCCAGTTATTTGATGGGCATAAAAAATATGAAATATGGGTGGAGAGGCACTTGCGTGAACTATCATTTACGCAATATGCTAATATACCTATGGTAAATCCTGTGGGAGTGTTATTAAAGAATGCCGAGACTGCCCTAGAATTATATAATTATGTAAATGCAGATGCTAGAAATGATCAATATCAGAAGGCGACTGAGATATTATTACCCCTAGCCAATCAGAGTACCGCCAATCAATTTTGTTATTTTTTTGCTAGGGTAAAAAAGATTATGGGTGTGTCCTCTTTGGAGGAGTTTAAATAA
- a CDS encoding glycosyltransferase produces MKSKRILIVSASIGNGHMQAASAICDKLRESTSCNLEIVDFLQVGQFRYSKLNRLQIELMNLMKSSYYGILKVAPHVYKEIYKITEKQHTRKVIDFINAANQKTMANLIASYRPHIVICTHPFPLGAASELRCKKKRDFTLVGVITDFAVHSWWLGDGVDHYFVANEVMASELQEHAISASQITCAGIPVGKSFTPVGKKARKQVPHVLVMGGGLGFGRMESTLQELEKLPSPIEVTVVAGKNQEFEERARILARTLHNKVTVLPFSPHIATMMKQADLLITKPGGITCSEALAVNLPMILLNPLPGQEEENAYYLNEQGSAIWIQDEWEIAGKTAALLFGNQKWLQEMQVKCAAISPEFATCHIVEKISSLADVNKKEAFFDSGYWQGVGGQSC; encoded by the coding sequence GCATATGCAGGCAGCCTCCGCTATATGTGATAAGCTGAGGGAAAGTACTAGTTGTAATTTAGAAATAGTTGATTTTTTACAAGTTGGACAATTTCGTTATTCAAAATTAAACCGGCTGCAAATAGAATTGATGAATCTAATGAAATCATCTTATTATGGAATATTGAAGGTTGCGCCTCATGTGTATAAGGAAATTTACAAAATAACGGAAAAACAGCACACACGCAAAGTGATTGATTTTATTAATGCAGCGAATCAAAAAACGATGGCTAATCTTATTGCTAGTTATCGTCCTCATATTGTAATCTGTACGCATCCTTTTCCTCTCGGAGCTGCATCTGAGTTGCGGTGTAAGAAAAAAAGAGATTTCACCCTTGTGGGTGTGATTACTGATTTTGCGGTACATTCCTGGTGGCTTGGAGATGGAGTGGATCATTATTTTGTTGCCAATGAAGTTATGGCTAGCGAATTACAAGAACATGCTATTTCTGCTAGTCAGATCACCTGCGCAGGTATTCCCGTAGGGAAAAGCTTTACACCAGTTGGTAAGAAAGCTAGAAAGCAGGTTCCCCATGTTTTGGTAATGGGTGGGGGATTAGGATTTGGCCGAATGGAGTCAACGCTTCAAGAATTAGAGAAATTACCAAGTCCTATAGAAGTGACAGTTGTAGCTGGGAAAAATCAAGAATTCGAAGAGCGAGCTAGGATTTTAGCAAGAACATTACACAACAAAGTTACCGTATTACCTTTTTCTCCCCACATTGCAACAATGATGAAACAGGCAGATTTATTAATTACTAAACCTGGAGGCATTACTTGTAGTGAAGCGTTAGCTGTAAATTTACCTATGATTTTATTGAATCCTTTACCAGGGCAAGAAGAAGAAAATGCCTATTATCTTAACGAACAAGGCTCTGCTATTTGGATTCAAGATGAATGGGAAATTGCAGGAAAAACCGCGGCACTTTTGTTTGGAAATCAAAAATGGCTGCAGGAGATGCAAGTAAAGTGTGCTGCAATTAGCCCAGAATTTGCTACTTGTCATATCGTTGAAAAAATTAGTTCGCTTGCTGATGTGAATAAGAAAGAAGCATTCTTTGATTCAGGATATTGGCAAGGAGTAGGTGGGCAATCATGCTAA